Proteins from one Corallococcus exiguus genomic window:
- a CDS encoding serine/threonine-protein kinase, with product MSSFEPTAISRSRPPDLVSGYRLEKLVGAGGMGEVHKATQLSLGRTVAVKLLNPDLAKDPSFIARFQKEAAALATLSHPHVVAIVDKGKTDNTYYLVMEFVDGPSLRELMRNPSMDTPALLRRMLEICRAIEYAHGRGVIHRDLKPENILLDQQAGGIAKVSDFGLASFLDDASAASRFALTSTHVSMGTISYMAPEQRVDAKSADARADIFSLGVILYETFTGEVPLGTFDPPSRKRAGLDSRVDAIVMRCLKPDPDERYPSVAALIADLEPLVPGSLLSMPPLRLTRWQRAKAAMRRAARVTAQTAAGVMVLAAAGVLGVAYNRSGQVRVQPPLAGKAIMDQALRDAPRNGPGRVEDVTPDKRRVTMGDGPDLPQMLVAGRTLNFENKALVFPPVDDNEASRVGRARVDVLGLVGGVARLTARVRAEAPPTTWKRRLKEVWDGPPPEPVASLGLMGRDGRYVTLVHHGAGAPLTLEWSLGERGGAMLGLASPEGEVRLELFVTEDGVMQAFVGQGKDQRPIAEPLNLGPDWQAHFGEPPVPAIGCIEGTCTIEGLTYTVDKPAPVTEAPSTPVVVVPQAPVRTVAANTVPAKAVVAKKPAPPPPPKRQPVKAAPAKPAPKRR from the coding sequence ATGTCCTCGTTCGAGCCCACCGCCATCAGTCGTTCCCGGCCTCCTGATCTCGTCAGCGGCTACCGCCTGGAGAAGCTCGTCGGCGCTGGCGGCATGGGAGAGGTCCACAAGGCCACCCAGCTGTCGCTCGGCCGCACGGTCGCGGTGAAGCTGCTGAATCCGGACCTGGCCAAGGATCCGTCGTTCATCGCGCGCTTCCAGAAGGAAGCCGCGGCGCTGGCGACGCTGAGCCACCCCCACGTCGTCGCCATCGTCGACAAGGGGAAGACGGACAACACGTACTACCTGGTGATGGAGTTCGTGGACGGGCCGTCCCTGCGCGAGCTCATGCGCAACCCGTCCATGGACACGCCGGCGCTCCTGCGCCGGATGCTCGAAATCTGCCGGGCCATCGAGTACGCGCACGGCCGGGGCGTCATCCACCGCGACCTGAAGCCGGAGAACATCCTGCTGGATCAGCAGGCCGGCGGCATCGCGAAGGTGTCCGACTTCGGGCTGGCGTCCTTCCTGGATGACGCGTCCGCGGCGTCGCGCTTCGCGCTCACGTCCACGCACGTGTCCATGGGCACCATCTCGTACATGGCGCCCGAGCAGCGCGTGGACGCGAAGAGCGCGGACGCGCGCGCGGACATCTTCTCCCTGGGCGTCATCCTCTACGAGACCTTCACCGGCGAGGTGCCGCTGGGCACCTTTGATCCGCCGTCGCGCAAGCGCGCGGGGCTGGACTCGCGCGTGGACGCCATCGTGATGCGGTGCCTCAAGCCGGATCCGGACGAGCGCTATCCGTCCGTCGCCGCGCTCATCGCGGACCTGGAGCCGCTGGTTCCCGGAAGCCTGCTGTCCATGCCGCCGCTGAGGCTGACGCGCTGGCAGCGGGCGAAGGCCGCGATGCGCCGCGCCGCGCGCGTGACGGCGCAGACGGCCGCGGGAGTGATGGTGCTGGCCGCCGCGGGCGTGCTGGGCGTGGCGTACAACCGCAGCGGGCAGGTGCGCGTCCAGCCGCCGCTGGCCGGCAAGGCCATCATGGACCAGGCGCTGCGGGACGCGCCGCGCAACGGTCCAGGCCGGGTGGAGGACGTCACCCCGGACAAGCGCCGCGTGACCATGGGAGACGGTCCGGATCTGCCCCAGATGCTGGTGGCCGGCCGAACGCTGAACTTCGAGAACAAGGCCCTGGTCTTCCCTCCCGTGGACGACAACGAGGCGTCGCGCGTGGGCCGCGCGCGCGTGGATGTGCTGGGGCTGGTGGGCGGTGTGGCCCGGCTGACCGCGCGCGTGCGCGCTGAAGCTCCGCCGACCACGTGGAAGCGCCGCCTGAAGGAAGTCTGGGACGGCCCGCCGCCGGAGCCGGTGGCCTCGCTGGGGCTGATGGGCCGGGACGGCCGCTACGTCACGCTCGTGCACCATGGCGCGGGCGCGCCGCTGACCCTGGAGTGGTCCCTGGGCGAGCGCGGCGGCGCCATGCTGGGCCTCGCGTCCCCGGAGGGCGAGGTGCGGCTGGAGCTGTTCGTCACCGAGGACGGCGTGATGCAGGCCTTCGTCGGCCAGGGGAAGGACCAGCGCCCCATCGCGGAGCCGCTGAACCTGGGCCCGGACTGGCAGGCCCACTTCGGCGAGCCCCCCGTGCCGGCCATCGGCTGCATCGAGGGCACCTGCACCATCGAGGGGCTCACCTACACGGTGGACAAGCCCGCGCCCGTGACGGAGGCCCCGTCCACGCCGGTGGTCGTCGTCCCGCAGGCGCCGGTGCGCACGGTGGCCGCCAACACGGTGCCGGCGAAGGCGGTGGTGGCCAAGAAGCCCGCCCCGCCGCCCCCGCCCAAGCGCCAGCCGGTCAAGGCGGCCCCCGCCAAGCCCGCCCCGAAGCGTCGCTAG
- a CDS encoding GAF domain-containing protein, translating into MVEAFTKVSEASRLLLDKGLCPATGSDALGMVARPMKVDRACLFENRTTNLAGRFLTDLRYAWAEPGVVSPLAHPVLRSLPMRDYAMAWADMLEAQMVVSCTTKEAPPMMRELLERQGVQSVLMCPIVPAKQWWGFVAFEDCRQARLWRPEEISLLKSLARAIGASVRHANMRSSLSQVRTNLTSVLRPVAGDT; encoded by the coding sequence ATGGTGGAAGCGTTCACGAAGGTGTCCGAAGCGTCGCGGTTGCTGCTGGACAAGGGCCTGTGCCCGGCCACCGGTTCGGATGCGCTGGGCATGGTGGCTCGCCCGATGAAGGTGGACCGCGCGTGCCTCTTCGAGAACCGGACCACGAACCTGGCGGGCCGGTTCCTCACGGACCTGCGCTACGCCTGGGCGGAGCCGGGTGTGGTGTCCCCGCTGGCGCACCCGGTGCTGCGCTCGCTGCCGATGCGCGACTACGCGATGGCGTGGGCGGACATGCTGGAGGCGCAGATGGTGGTCTCCTGCACCACCAAGGAAGCGCCGCCGATGATGCGCGAGCTGCTGGAGCGCCAGGGCGTGCAGTCCGTGCTGATGTGCCCCATCGTCCCGGCCAAGCAGTGGTGGGGCTTCGTGGCCTTCGAGGACTGCCGCCAGGCCCGCCTGTGGCGCCCGGAGGAGATTTCGCTGCTCAAGTCGCTGGCGCGGGCCATTGGCGCGTCGGTGCGGCACGCGAACATGCGCTCCTCGCTGTCGCAGGTGCGCACCAACCTCACCAGCGTGCTGCGCCCCGTCGCCGGGGACACCTGA